Proteins encoded together in one Penicillium digitatum chromosome 1, complete sequence window:
- a CDS encoding Peptidase A2A, retrovirus, catalytic, whose amino-acid sequence MPGLFEGSEISPEPEKPLSPLHAAVDAEDVDQVRQLAVIADPVDLTTALSRSCQRGKITSAQALLETGRCDVNALVEGDTLLFLAAKKADLVIVRLLLQHGADATIRSKNKRSGDNPPAFTPLHGVADSTRPYEKLEDLPRYEELMQLLLDAGCDINAQDAHGNTALLLSVHNEIALVPFLLRHGADPNIAEDRGGTSAHFLHHPLDHPEWFKGLMANGARLNIVRDGDGQTPLHAYASKCQLGDLSLFRSYVSDWMITDGNGNTILHTAVARHLLGSKTIGELLKLGIDPNQRNHEGQQPIHMVEGSEHDVKDVLDILCAAGADLEARDYRGCTLLTKALHGTPQWNCREILPYLISRGAKINAQDYKGNGVLSYLIEPYRFRYEYLDFLLSLGADPKMVNYEGDTFMHHLAANFATVSQDNALLAMIQLIKMGVSPTTPNFRGWTPLHMLCSQSSDYLFAATAEGGKSAIDLLLDAGLGVALNMSDHQGIRPIHLAATISEHLVCKLLARGADASVSTKDGRNLLHIASTARQSNCVGLILAHCDSKELVSMLNARSEDGRTPLHVACRSGRLETVNLLLAYGADVNFEDKHNRTALDTCAESIAEDQLWQGVDDQENLMKTCSAAGVLVEDNNRPKQPKLNMKTPCNNTKSLGWKGEITSESSTLGVGRIVRALAFHGALACEKKFGTGPMYSAVAEGNEEMVVELDRLSREMSIGMDDFRPVNTEFYLLRSQHFPDLLREKFKEYVSEHNVLPMILLGYHQEVAQALEQNASIIEDKSSMPAIMASLARWGFSELFGRIGSTMTGNWINGGDTSLRGEKLTPYLLAAGQRDLPNLDVIQVIVEKFNADVNIRFEADMVDKPKVYYQSTMALNRHYKPGDTILHQLAQGTHWWHEGAIRYLLEHGADPNTRNHQGKTPLCNAVSRGELGGYRQLEIARILLEGGADPNIPATCGYTPLAMSAHDTKLFDLLIEHGAYPSPDHPMELFVALYSFNKDVVSALLEMDLDCNKTALSDAQPHWHTHRFQKVPVNSGLILSPLLYISMLPFNESNSRDHACKMIRFLLERGADPFLPCDANELVLHQIFASGGIIQPWLEMPNLDLTRRDPKGRTLLLAAASCATGTESYACTVSAYPLRGGQLGPVSWKEGDPTRAMTLFERGADLSAIDYDNNNVLHYLADVDCSNDHFASIEVRRTLSLFVDKAPGLARQTNVHGQTPWSIAAEKNFVEFMEILHTDNMLTE is encoded by the coding sequence ATGCCTGGATTGTTCGAGGGCAGTGAGATATCCCCCGAGCCGGAAAAGCCCCTGTCTCCGCTCCATGCGGCAGTTGATGCTGAAGATGTGGACCAGGTGCGCCAATTGGCTGTCATTGCGGACCCTGTCGATTTAACTACCGCTCTAAGTCGATCCTGCCAACGCGGTAAAATAACCAGCGCCCAGGCCCTGCTTGAGACGGGGCGATGTGATGTCAACGCGCTGGTGGAGGGAGACACGCTTTTATTCTTGGCAGCGAAAAAAGCCGACTTGGTAATAGTCAGACTCCTGCTTCAGCATGGTGCCGATGCCACAATCAGATCCAAGAACAAGCGGTCCGGAGACAATCCCCCGGCATTCACACCCCTTCACGGAGTGGCGGACAGCACGCGTCCTTATGAAAAGTTGGAAGACCTGCCCCGCTACGAAGAACTGATGCAGCTGCTGCTGGACGCTGGGTGCGACATCAATGCACAAGATGCCCATGGAAATACCGCACTGCTGCTCTCCGTACACAATGAGATCGCCCTGGTCCCATTTCTTCTACGACATGGCGCGGACCCGAATATCGCAGAGGACCGGGGAGGCACCTCCGCCCATTTCCTCCACCATCCCCTAGACCACCCAGAGTGGTTCAAAGGCCTTATGGCGAATGGAGCCCGCCTGAACATTGTTCGAGATGGAGATGGTCAAACCCCGCTGCATGCCTATGCGTCTAAATGCCAGCTGGGTGATCTCTCGCTATTCCGTTCATACGTGTCGGATTGGATGATCACCGACGGAAATGGCAACACTATTCTTCATACCGCCGTCGCGAGACATCTTCTCGGGAGCAAAACTATAGGGGAACTGCTGAAGCTTGGAATTGATCCGAACCAGAGGAACCATGAAGGGCAGCAGCCAATTCACATGGTCGAGGGCTCTGAACACGATGTCAAGGATGTTTTGGACATTCTCTGTGCAGCCGGTGCAGATCTCGAGGCTAGAGATTATCGTGGATGTACGCTTCTCACCAAGGCCTTGCATGGCACCCCGCAGTGGAATTGTCGCGAAATTCTTCCCTACCTCATCAGCCGCGGAGCCAAAATCAACGCCCAAGACTACAAAGGCAATGGGGTGCTATCATATTTGATCGAACCATACCGTTTTCGATACGAGTACTTGGACTTTTTACTGTCCCTTGGAGCAGATCCAAAAATGGTAAACTACGAAGGAGATACATTCATGCATCATCTCGCAGCCAATTTTGCTACTGTCAGCCAAGATAATGCTCTTTTGGCCATGATTCAACTCATCAAAATGGGTGTCTCTCCGACAACTCCTAATTTCCGAGGCTGGACGCCTCTGCATATGTTATGCAGTCAGTCTTCAGACTATTTGTTTGCGGCGACCGCAGAGGGAGGCAAGTCTGCTATTGACCTACTCCTAGATGCGGGTCTTGGTGTTGCTTTAAACATGAGTGACCACCAGGGAATTAGGCCTATCCACCTCGCGGCCACGATTTCAGAGCACCTGGTCTGTAAATTACTCGCTCGCGGGGCTGATGCTTCTGTTTCAACAAAGGATGGCCGCAATCTGTTGCATATTGCGTCAACTGCACGCCAAAGTAACTGCGTTGGGCTGATTCTGGCCCATTGCGACTCCAAGGAGCTGGTCTCAATGCTCAATGCACGCTCAGAAGATGGAAGAACGCCGTTGCATGTGGCATGTCGCTCTGGAAGACTGGAGACGGTGAACCTTCTCCTCGCATATGGAGCAGATGTCAACTTCGAAGACAAGCATAATCGTACCGCTCTAGATACATGTGCCGAATCCATTGCCGAAGATCAGCTCTGGCAGGGGGTCGATGATCAGGAAAATTTGATGAAAACGTGCTCTGCGGCAGGGGTTTTGGTAGAAGACAACAACCGGCCAAAACAGCCTAAATTGAATATGAAAACGCCGTGCAACAACACCAAAAGCTTAGGGTGGAAAGGAGAAATCACATCGGAAAGTTCGACACTCGGAGTTGGACGAATCGTGCGAGCATTGGCGTTTCATGGAGCCTTGGCATGCGAAAAGAAGTTCGGCACTGGTCCCATGTATTCTGCGGTTGCCGAGGGAAACGAGGAAATGGTCGTGGAACTAGACCGGCTATCACGAGAAATGAGCATTGGGATGGATGATTTCCGCCCCGTCAATACTGAGTTCTATCTGCTGCGCTCTCAGCACTTCCCAGACCTTCTCAGGGAGAAATTCAAGGAGTATGTTTCTGAACACAATGTGCTCCCAATGATCTTGCTTGGCTACCACCAAGAGGTTGCACAGGCTCTGGAGCAGAACGCTTCTATTATCGAGGATAAATCCTCTATGCCAGCAATCATGGCCTCGCTCGCGAGGTGGGGCTTTTCGGAACTCTTTGGCCGGATCGGCAGCACTATGACTGGCAACTGGATTAACGGTGGCGACACCAGTCTCCGTGGAGAAAAACTGACTCCGTATCTTCTAGCAGCTGGCCAGCGAGATCTTCCCAATCTGGATGTTATCCAGGTCATAGTCGAGAAGTTCAACGCGGATGTTAATATCAGATTTGAAGCAGACATGGTCGACAAACCCAAGGTGTACTACCAATCAACGATGGCACTGAACCGGCATTACAAACCAGGTGACACAATTCTTCATCAACTGGCCCAAGGTACGCACTGGTGGCATGAAGGAGCCATTCGATACCTCCTAGAACATGGAGCCGACCCCAATACCCGAAATCATCAGGGCAAGACGCCATTATGCAATGCAGTTTCACGGGGAGAACTGGGCGGCTACCGCCAGCTTGAAATCGCCAGAATCTTGCTGGAGGGCGGTGCCGATCCCAACATCCCTGCGACGTGTGGTTATACTCCGCTAGCAATGTCCGCGCATGACACCAAATTGTTCGACTTGCTGATCGAACATGGAGCATATCCCTCTCCAGATCACCCCATGGAACTTTTTGTTGCATTGTATAGTTTCAACAAAGACGTTGTCTCCGCTCTTTTGGAAATGGACCTGGACTGCAACAAGACGGCATTATCCGATGCACAGCCACATTGGCACACCCACCGTTTCCAAAAGGTTCCTGTAAACAGCGGGCTCATCCTGAGTCCTCTTCTGTACATCTCAATGCTACCATTCAACGAATCAAATAGCCGCGACCACGCCTGCAAGATGATTCGATTCCTACTAGAACGCGGTGCAGATCCATTTCTGCCTTGCGACGCGAATGAACTGGTTCTGCACCAGATTTTTGCTTCTGGAGGAATCATTCAACCATGGCTTGAGATGCCCAACCTGGACCTAACACGACGTGACCCGAAAGGAAGAACGCTGCTGCTGGCAGCGGCGAGCTGTGCGACTGGAACTGAATCGTATGCTTGCACAGTCTCGGCGTATCCACTCCGAGGTGGACAGCTTGGACCGGTGTCCTGGAAGGAGGGTGACCCCACGCGTGCAATGACCCTGTTTGAACGGGGAGCGGATTTGAGCGCTATAGATTACGACAACAATAATGTGCTACATTATCTGGCAGACGTTGACTGCTCCAATGATCACTTCGCGTCGATTGAAGTTCGACGGACATTGTCCTTGTTCGTGGATAAAGCCCCTGGGTTGGCACGCCAGACCAATGTGCATGGTCAGACGCCCTGGTCAATTGCCGCGGAGAAGAATTTCGTAGAGTTCATGGAGATTTTGCATACGGATAATATGCTCACGGAATGA
- a CDS encoding Mitochondrial carrier protein, putative, translating to MTEFKLSYESQLDIYHPSYRYEAQDPDWKSAALRGPALPALGNATAGAVGAAISNVVVYPLNVIVARLQTQKQKDGDSSEKSDEDESSNEKYTSVVDAACKIYAQQGIAGFYPGLAQDTWKTVADSFLFFLAYSVIRQKRMVAHVGVERAAKSRNNVLPIIDELAVGVLAGSFAKLFTTPLSNIVARKQTSAARNGRHATNLSTSDIAARIRAEKGILGFWSGYSATLILTLNPSLTFFLNEFLKRTLLPRSKRDKPPPALTFLLAALSKVAASSITYPFSLAKTRAQVLSSDSKVKSGNAKTRASLLASLIPEILSTVATIARRDGIQGLYAGLHGEVLKGFFSHGFTMLAKDAVYAFIVKSYYLLLLLGRRYPTPDELIQRAREQASEYTEIAREGARDFAERTKEGAEELVNANSGGNAVGVTSYPTGAADATRSAPTGIGAFSSLKVHVSSDSDEINETAELVGDYVEDEAVEWKSLYHWFWEKDRGPHRE from the exons ATGACTGAATTTAAGCTATCCTACGAGTCTCAACTG GACATCTATCACCCCTCCTACCGCTACGAAGCCCAGGACCCGGACTGGAAATCTGCCGCTCTCCGTGGCCCTGCACTCCCTGCTCTAGGAAATGCAACTGCAGGTGCAGTCGGCGCAGCCATCTCCAATGTGGTCGTCTACCCTCTCAACGTCATCGTCGCCCGTCTACAGACCCAGAAGCAGAAAGACGGCGACTCAAGCGAGAAATCAGATGAAGACGAGAGTTCCAACGAAAAATACACCAGTGTGGTGGATGCTGCCTGCAAGATATATGCACAGCAAGGCATTGCCGGCTTCTACCCTGGTCTAGCGCAGGATACCTGGAAGACAGTCGCGGattctttccttttctttcttgcatatAGTGTCATCCGCCAGAAGAGGATGGTCGCCCATGTAGGTGTAGAGCGAGCCGCTAAGAGCAGAAATAATGTCCTTCCGATAATCGATGAACTTGCCGTTGGGGTCTTAGCTGGCTCGTTTGCCAAGCTCTTCACCACCCCACTATCCAATATTGTCGCGCGCAAGCAGACATCTGCGGCGCGCAATGGCAGACACGCGACGAACTTGTCCACCAGTGACATCGCCGCTCGCATCCGCGCTGAGAAGGGTATACTAGGCTTTTGGTCTGGTTACTCGGCCACCCTGATACTCACACTGAATCCCTCTCTCACGTTCTTCCTCAATGAATTCCTCAAACGGACCCTCCTCCCACGCTCTAAGCGCGACAAGCCCCCTCCAGCTTTGACATTCCTTTTGGCGGCCTTAAGCAAAGTAGCCGCCTCGTCGATCACCTACCCCTTCTCTCTCGCGAAAACAAGAGCGCAAGTACTGAGCTCGGACTCCAAGGTTAAGTCTGGAAATGCAAAGACTCGTGCCTCCCTTCTCGCCTCCCTCATCCCCGAGATTCTTTCTACTGTCGCCACTATCGCCCGCAGAGATGGTATACAAGGACTCTATGCCGGGCTCCATGGTGAAGTGCTGAAAGGCTTCTTCTCGCACGGCTTTACAATGCTCGCAAAAGATGCAGTGTACGCCTTCATAGTCAAGAGCTACTATCTCCTTCTGCTGCTAGGACGTCGCTATCCCACGCCAGACGAACTTATCCAGCGTGCCCGCGAACAGGCGTCGGAGTATACCGAGATCGCACGTGAAGGAGCGCGTGACTTTGCGGAGAGAACGAAGGAGGGCGCCGAGGAGCTGGTGAACGCTAATTCTGGCGGTAACGCTGTTGGTGTTACGTCTTATCCCACAGGCGCTGCTGATGCCACCAGGAGTGCGCCTACTGGCATTGGTGCATTTTCGAGCCTGAAGGTTCATGTTTCAtccgattctgatgaaaTCAATGAGACGGCTGAGCTGGTTGGTGATTATGTTGAGGATGAAGCGGTGGAGTGGAAGAGCCTTTATCATTGGTTCTGGGAGAAGGATCGTGGGCCGCATCGAGAATAA
- a CDS encoding Porphyromonas-type peptidyl-arginine deiminase superfamily — MASSSIKAKFFCPHETARHAATILGFPSKVSIASFDYMHDPKMSRKQSQWLAKLLRNIRVTLRISPSFPFSQITFGSAIQALSMYLELTGSSTNALQSTFVSVNGGGSRTLAPTTRSSDGLDWPVMTPEQMEENGSFARKVIEFDVLPSPVTLVESQIRLEGGALAVDGEGTLLATENSIINQNRNPGLSKTTIETELRRLLGVEKIIWFPGRKDLDVTDVHVDAEVNFVRPGVVVLSRPHSSAPKAWVEIYEEIRDILGQSADAKGRSFEVHEVDEPSPKIFGILSYDEPTINHENFSFREWMAHYSSVRR; from the exons AtggcttcatcttcaatTAAAGCTAAATTTTTCTGCCCCCATGAAACTGCCCGTCATGCTGCGACCATTCTCGGGTTCCCATCCAAAGTCTCCATCGCCTCG TTCGACTATATGCACGACCCGAAAATGTCCAGAAAGCAAAGTCAATGGTTAGCCAAGCTATTACGAAATATCCGAGTAACACTTCGAATATCTCCGTCATTCCCTTTCTCACAAATCACCTTTGGATCCGCGATACAGGCCCTGTCTATGTATTTGGAGTTGACAGGTTCATCTACCAACGCTTTGCAATCAACTTTCGTTTCAGTGAATGGGGGAGGAAGCAGGACCTTGGCGCCCACAACCCGGAGTTCAGATGGGCTTGATTGGCCTGTAATGACACCTGAACAGATGGAAGAAAACGGAAGCTTTGCTCGCAAAGTTATCGAGTTCGATGTTCTCCCATCTCCAGTAACTCTTGTTGAATCGCAGATCCGGTTAGAAGGTGGGGCACTAGCTGTGGATGGCGAAGGTACATTGCTGGCCACTGAAAACAGCATTATCAACCAAAACCGCAATCCGGGTCTTTCAAAGACCACGATTGAAACAGAGCTGCGGCGTCTGCTAGGCGTTGAGAAAATCATCTGGTTCCCTGGCCGAAAGGACCTGGATGTCACTGATGTGCATGTTGATGCTGAAGTCAACTTTGTCCGGCCAGGGGTTGTTGTCCTCTCACGGCCCCATTCTAGTGCGCCTAAGGCATGGGTGGAGATCTATGAAGAAATCAGGGACATTTTGGGCCAGTCGGCTGATGCGAAGGGTCGTTCTTTCGAGGTACACGAAGTAGACGAGCCGAGCCCCAAGATCTTCGGGATCTTGTCTTACGATGAGCCAACCATAAACCATGAGAATTTTTCATTTCGTGAATGGATGGCTCATTATTCCTCAGTTCGGCGATAG
- a CDS encoding Acyl-CoA N-acyltransferase, whose translation MVSTQAPRDLSKSNRLIYRAPENSEADLAFFHDLLNDPIIQTMSTGRLPHPSPKPSAGEFIKILQDAILGVVICLPPQSGPEAETNATETPTSLEPTSTSNPVPIGHVNLFSLHGPHYTHHRNAMIGISLVDGFRGKGYGGEAINWALDWAFQHVGLHRVSIGAFSFNENALKLYRKLGFVDEGREREAVYHRRAWHDTVSLSMLEHEWEILRGLAPHPSARTPPVSS comes from the coding sequence ATGGTATCAACCCAAGCCCCCAGGGACCTTTCCAAGTCCAACCGGCTCATCTACAGAGCTCCAGAGAACTCCGAAGCGGATCTAGCATTTTTCCATGATCTTCTCAATGACCCTATAATTCAAACAATGAGTACTGGACGTCTCCCGCACCCGTCGCCGAAACCCTCTGCTGGAGAATTCATCAAAATTCTCCAAGATGCCATTCTAGGAGTGGTCATCTGTCTCCCTCCGCAGAGTGGCCCCGAAGCCGAGACAAACGCCACTGAGACTCCAACTTCGCTTGAACCTACTTCCACATCCAATCCAGTCCCAATTGGCCACGTGAACCTTTTCAGTCTTCATGGCCCACATTACACTCACCATCGCAATGCCATGATAGGAATCTCGCTGGTAGACGGGTTTCGGGGGAAAGGATACGGCGGAGAAGCTATCAACTGGGCACTGGACTGGGCATTTCAGCACGTTGGGCTGCACAGAGTCTCCATAGGGGCATTTTCGTTCAACGAGAATGCATTAAAGCTGTACAGAAAGCTTGGATTTGTGGATGAAGGTCGCGAACGTGAGGCTGTATACCATCGCCGCGCTTGGCATGATACTGTCAGTTTGTCCATGTTGGAGCACGAGTGGGAAATTTTGAGAGGACTCGCGCCGCATCCATCCGCACGCACTCCTCCAGTCTCCAGCTGA
- a CDS encoding Mitochondrial substrate/solute carrier encodes MAFLVPISLLPLVYRTPPKPETGFQDLATEIKNLIVHYLDRDTLTLSHVAACNRQLYQITMPVLYAHVSLGAPSNYRIWPGLAWSADRRSIERFLLTILRNPCIARLVKSLDLTDLHDLCCAHRHCHNHPDREELVLRPLPLQERKIIMDAGMNLPLYPSIRAVLRRALELDVPRSDALLAVLLGYLPALKCLEIKMETEDPYYDPPVTEWNLVERVLISIAGARPSHMMEENGILTLPAPMLSELTHLKTEVEGTRPLADIDALMVLLQISTLTHVFGTKWTNALRWLRPGFQKADRLVHLELRDCTFDAECLQKLLKQSYKLQTFIYERGWTKEKNWVLKVPDLSKALQYTHKTLTCLELSFNQSGRKIHEDLYLQPLDLSGLVHLKRLRISAGYLVQTEEKISSFEGRYLRLYDLDGVFNSAQPLHELLPKSLEELHIFQIHDGLEFILMSDKLCESLYSRMLPISSEPCHFQRLNEIIIEAPFEDKGVYLFDVLSQITKFAGVKLTTIENSADYVKSWITGASKASCSDKKIDWGFDGEIQWAHPFTQRGETNFDL; translated from the exons ATGGCATTCCTGGTGCCTATTTCCCTTCTCCCCCTCGTTTATCGAACCCCTCCTAAACCAGAAACGGGGTTTCAAGACCTCGCGACAGAAATCAAGAATCTCATTGTTCACTACCTTGATCGTGACACCTTGACGTTGAGCCATGTGGCTGCCTGCAACAGGCAATTATACCAAATCACTATGCCCGTTCTGTACGCGCATGTTTCTCTGGGAGCTCCTTCTAATTACCGGATTTGGCCCGGTTTGGCATGGTCCGCAGATCGTCGTTCC ATTGAAAGATTTCTTCTTACCATCCTCCGCAACCCTTGCATTGCGAGACTCGTCAAATCTCTCGATTTGACTGACCTGCACGACCTTTGCTGCGCGCACAGGCACTGTCATAACCATCCTGATAGAGAAGAGCTCGTTCTTCGACCCCTCCCTTTACAAGAACGTAAGATCATTATGGACGCCGGTATGAATTTACCATTGTATCCATCAATCAGGGCGGTACTGCGCCGAGCGCTTGAGCTTGATGTACCCCGGTCAGATGCGTTGCTGGCCGTTCTTCTGGGTTATCTGCCTGCCTTGAAGTGCCTCGAGATCAAGATGGAGACCGAGGATCCATATTATGATCCTCCAGTCACAGAGTGGAATCTGGTTGAACGTGTTTTGATCAGTATCGCAGGTGCACGCCCTAGCCACATGATGGAGGAAAATGGCATTCTGACTTTGCCCGCACCGATGCTGTCTGAGCTCACTCACCTGAAAACCGAAGTCGAAGGAACCCGGCCCTTGGCTGACATTGACGCGCTTATGGTGCTTCTTCAGATTTCCACCTTGACTCATGTCTTCGGCACTAAATGGACCAACGCACTGCGGTGGTTGAGACCTGGATTTCAAAAAGCCGATCGCCTCGTTCACCTCGAACTTCGCGACTGCACCTTTGACGCCGAGTGCCTTCAAAAACTACTCAAACAATCCTACAAATTACAAACCTTCATCTACGAACGCGGGTGgaccaaggagaagaattgGGTCTTGAAAGTCCCAGATCTCAGCAAGGCGCTTCAATACACACACAAGACCCTGACCTGTCTTGAACTCTCCTTCAATCAAAGTGGCCGAAAGATACACGAAGACTTGTATCTTCAGCCTCTCGACCTATCGGGGCTTGTTCATCTGAAGAGACTACGAATTTCGGCCGGCTATCTTGTCCAGACCGAGGAGAAGATCTCATCATTTGAAGGTCGCTACTTGAGGTTGTATGACCTGGATGGAGTATTCAACAGTGCACAGCCTTTGCACGAGTTACTTCCAAAATCACTTGAGGAGCTGCACATCTTCCAAATCCACGATGGTCTTGAGTTTATCCTCATGTCCGATAAGCTGTGCGAAAGTCTCTACAGTCGAATGTTGCCCATCTCATCCGAGCCTTGCCATTTCCAGCGCCTCAATGAGATCATTATAGAGGCCCCGTTTGAGGACAAAGGCGTGTACTTGTTTGACGTCCTCTCCCAAATCACAAAATTTGCGGGAGTTAAGTTGACAACGATTGAAAACTCCGCAGATTACGTCAAATCTTGGATTACCGGTGCTTCAAAAGCATCTTGTTCAGACAAAAAGATTGACTGGGGGTTTGACGGCGAGATCCAGTGGGCACATCCTTTCACTCAGCGAGGGGAAACGAATTTCGATCTCTAG
- a CDS encoding Emopamil-binding, translating to MASTASFTLDVATVLCIVFSLSMMPIAYILSKTLVPAHRTRDRVLFFWHAYDALTHVFIEGSFLYECFFSFTTVTENRSVEPFFLNDPTRIYGPAYGTGPSSRLWQEYAKADRRWAGPDLTVVSLELLTVFLGGPAAIYICYLLCRSSNEKISAKSRGSVKATLWLVSTVLATAELYGGFMTFAPEWLTGSSQLATEDPVYLWLYLFFFNTLWVFIPLWVLWEAAKELRGAFVTAESQNERKTR from the coding sequence ATGGCGTCCACCGCGTCCTTCACTCTGGACGTGGCGACAGTCCTCTGCATTGTATTTTCACTTTCTATGATGCCAATCGCGTACATTTTGAGCAAGACCCTTGTCCCAGCCCACAGGACACGCGATCGTGTCCTCTTTTTCTGGCACGCGTATGATGCCCTCACCCATGTCTTCATCGAAGGCTCATTCCTCTACGAATGCTTCTTCAGCTTTACCACCGTTACTGAAAATAGAAGTGTGGAGCCCTTCTTCCTCAACGACCCAACCCGTATTTATGGTCCCGCCTACGGCACTGGACCTAGCTCACGCCTCTGGCAGGAATACGCCAAGGCTGACCGCCGATGGGCTGGCCCTGATTTAACTGTCGTCTCGCTGGAGTTATTGACCGTTTTCCTCGGTGGTCCGGCTGCGATTTATATCTGCTATCTGCTGTGTCGGTCGTCGAATGAGAAGATCAGTGCCAAGTCCCGTGGCAGTGTTAAGGCGACGCTGTGGCTGGTTTCAACCGTGCTTGCTACGGCCGAGTTGTACGGTGGATTTATGACCTTTGCACCGGAGTGGCTGACAGGAAGCTCCCAGCTGGCTACTGAGGATCCGGTGTACCTTTGGCTGTacttgttcttcttcaacACCCTCTGGGTCTTTATCCCTCTGTGGGTGTTGTGGGAGGCGGCGAAAGAACTACGTGGTGCCTTTGTGACCGCGGAGTCTCAGAATGAGAGGAAGACTCGGTAA
- a CDS encoding Histone H4 translates to MSGRGKGGKGLGKGGAKRHRKILRDNIQGITKPAIRRLARRGGVKRISAMIYEETRGVLKSFLESVIRDAVTYTEHAKRKTVTSLDVVYALKRQGRTLYGFGG, encoded by the coding sequence GTGGCAAAGGCGGAAAGGGTCTCGGCAAAGGCGGCGCCAAGCGCCACCGCAAGATCTTGCGCGATAACATCCAGGGAATCACTAAGCCGGCCATCCGCCGTCTCGCTCGTCGTGGCGGTGTCAAGCGTATCTCCGCCATGATCTACGAGGAGACCCGCGGTGTGCTCAAGTCCTTCCTTGAGTCCGTCATCCGTGATGCTGTCACCTACACCGAGCACGCTAAGCGTAAGACTGTCACCTCCCTTGACGTTGTCTACGCCCTAAAGCGCCAAGGCCGTACCCTCTACGGTTTCGGTGGCTAG